The following coding sequences are from one Acipenser ruthenus chromosome 7, fAciRut3.2 maternal haplotype, whole genome shotgun sequence window:
- the LOC117415138 gene encoding delta-like protein C produces MTLYVLTCFLCLLSTHLVSSSGIFELKVHSFTSSRGACSNPRECQIFFRVCLKHAQAVISPEPPCTYGTALTEITSADHSSISRTASIRIPFHFKWPGTFSLIIEAWNAESAEQSTENPSNLISRLATRRRLAVGEDWSQDVHFGEQSELRYSYHVVCDDYYYGDSCSDYCRPRDDTFGHYTCDEAGNRACLVGWRGEYCSEPICVSGCSDNHGFCERPGECKCRIGWQGRLCDECVRYPGCLHGTCGQPWQCNCQEGWGGLFCNQDLNYCTNHRPCHNGATCSNTGQGSYTCTCSPGFSGTNCEMETNECDSNPCKNGGSCNDLENDYTCTCPQGFYGKNCEISAMTCADGPCFNGGTCVEKPAGGYSCRCPVGYMGSNCEKKIDRCTNTPCANGGQCLDLGRSMLCRCRPGFTGPRCEINIDDCARNPCRNGGTCMDGINDYTCSCTLGYSGRDCSQRSDVCGTVPCQNGGTCYTHFSGPVCQCPSGFMGPSCEYSLQPSVSPEGSGDPFPVALAVSFCLGLVTLLLVVCAAAAVLRQMKKSQLGKSVHSGLETINNLSQFPRDKGALAIPGSPFKVTNKDAELSADDKAGYKQKLVDCNLTESSKQQHQQGQTLKQGSKKSDLFISVPPFTKELAYHPVYIIPEHTEQCVFATEV; encoded by the exons ATGACTTTATATGTCTTAACGTGTTTTCTGTGCTTGCTTTCCACGCATCTG GTCTCTTCCTCCGGTATTTTTGAATTGAAAGTTCATTCCTTTACAAGCTCCCGAGGCGCCTGCAGTAACCCTCGGGAGTGTCAGATCTTTTTCCGGGTCTGTCTGAAGCATGCCCAGGCTGTCATCTCCCCCGAGCCGCCCTGCACCTACGGAACCGCCTTGACCGAAATCACCTCCGCCGACCACAGCTCGATCTCCCGCACCGCGTCTATCCGAATCCCCTTCCACTTCAAATGGCCG ggAACCTTCTCTCTTATTATTGAAGCTTGGAACGCAGAATCTGCGGAACAGTCCACAG AAAACCCATCTAATTTGATCAGTCGCTTGGCAACGCGTCGGAGACTGGCAGTTGGCGAGGACTGGTCTCAGGATGTCCACTTTGGCGAGCAGAGCGAGCTGCGCTACTCCTACCATGTCGTTTGCGATGACTACTACTACGGCGACAGCTGCTCGGACTACTGCCGGCCCAGAGACGACACCTTCGGCCACTACACTTGCGACGAAGCCGGCAACCGCGCTTGTCTGGTCGGATGGAGAGGCGAATACTGCTCAGAAC cCATCTGTGTGTCTGGGTGCAGCGACAACCACGGTTTTTGCGAGCGCCCCGGGGAGTGTAAGTGTCGCATCGGGTGGCAGGGGCGCCTCTGTGATGAGTGCGTGCGGTACCCCGGCTGCCTCCACGGGACCTGCGGTCAGCCCTGGCAATGCAACTGCCAGGAAGGCTGGGGCGGTCTGTTCTGCAACCAGGACCTGAACTACTGCACCAACCACCGGCCCTGCCATAACGGAGCGACCTGTAGCAACACGGGCCAGGGCAGCTACACCTGTACCTGCAGCCCGGGCTTCAGCGGCACCAACTGCGAGATGGAGACCAACGAGTGTGACAGCAACCCGTGCAAAAACGGAGGCAGCTGCAAT GATCTTGAAAACGACTACACCTGCACCTGCCCACAAGGATTCTACGGCAAGAACTGTGAGATCAGTGCCATGACCTGTGCGGACGGGCCCTGCTTCAACGGGGGCACCTGCGTGGAGAAGCCCGCAGGGGGGTACTCCTGCCGCTGCCCGGTGGGCTACATGGGCTCCAACTGCGAGAAGAAGATTGACCGATGCACCAACACCCCCTGTGCCAACG GTGGCCAGTGTCTCGATCTGGGGCGGAGTATGCTTTGTCGTTGCCGGCCCGGTTTTACCGGCCCGCGGTGTGAGATCAACATCGACGACTGTGCCCGGAACCCGTGCCGGAACGGTGGCACCTGCATGGATGGCATCAACGACTACACCTGCAGCTGCACGCTGGGCTACTCCGGCCGCGACTGCTCCCAGCGATCGGACGTCTGTGGCACCGTCCCCTGCCAGAACGGAGGCACCTGCTACACCCACTTCAGCGGCCCCGTGTGCCAGTGTCCCTCCGGCTTCATGGGCCCCAGCTGCGAGTACAGCCTGCAGCCCAGCGTCTCCCCAGAGGGCTCCGGGGACCCTTTCCCAGTGGCCCTCGCCGTGTCCTTCTGCCTGGGGCTGGTCACCCTGCTCCTGGTGGTTTGCGCCGCGGCCGCTGTCCTGCGGCAGATGAAGAAGAGCCAGCTCGGGAAGTCGGTGCACAGCGGCCTGGAAACCATCAACAACTTATCCCAGTTCCCTCGCGACAAGGGGGCCCTGGCCATCCCCGGGAGCCCCTTCAAGGTGACCAATAAGGACGCAGAGCTGAGCGCAGACGACAAGGCGGGATACAAGCAGAAGCTGGTCGACTGTAACTTGACCGAGAGCAGtaagcagcagcatcagcaggggCAGACTCTGAAGCAGGGAAGCAAAAAGTCTGACCTGTTCATCTCCGTCCCTCCCTTCACGAAAGAGCTTGCCTACCACCCAGTTTACATCATTCCTGAGCACACTGAGCAGTGCGTCTTTGCAACAGAG GTTTAA